A window of Microcystis aeruginosa FD4 contains these coding sequences:
- a CDS encoding ABC transporter ATP-binding protein — protein MAYSRIKKLANYLRPYWQIVTGGVVALLIVNLLGVYIPLLIRDSIDDLSKSFDFQKIIYYLILIVALASIMWFIRMISRVLLFGIGRQVEFDLKQKIFQHLLTLEPAYFSRQTSGDLINRATSDVDNIRRLVGFALLSLANTFFAYGLTLPVMLAIHIPLSIAAISVYPLMLIAVQLFSGRLQRQQQKVQEKISHLSDLIQEDMSGITLIKIYAQEANERLAFQQRNRELLQANLDLVQTRNFLFPLIEALAYVSLLALLALGTRQIIAGNITIGDFIALLILAERLVFPTALLGFTITAYQQGEVSIDRLETILLAEAKIKDNADCIHLKNIQGKITAKSLTFFYPDAKETALKSLSFTINPGETVAVVGAIRSGKSTLANAIPRLLNIAEGQLFIDDQDVTQIALEELRKAIAYVPQESFLFSTTIEDNIRYGDPLLNFSAVASAAKQARIQEEIENFPQKYGTLVGERGITLSGGQRQRASLARALAIQAPILILDDALSSVDNQTATAILENLAQERQKTVIFISHQLSAAATADRIFVMDKGEIVQMGTHEELIAVPGVYQNLWQQQQLESKVLQ, from the coding sequence ATGGCTTATTCTCGCATTAAAAAACTAGCAAATTATCTACGTCCCTATTGGCAAATAGTCACTGGGGGGGTAGTTGCGCTGCTTATTGTTAATCTTTTGGGTGTTTATATACCGCTTTTAATCCGGGATAGCATCGATGATTTGAGTAAATCCTTTGACTTCCAAAAAATCATTTATTATCTGATTTTAATTGTCGCTTTAGCCTCGATTATGTGGTTTATCCGCATGATATCTAGAGTGTTGTTATTCGGGATCGGCCGTCAGGTAGAGTTCGATCTTAAACAAAAAATATTTCAGCATTTATTAACCCTTGAACCTGCCTATTTTTCTCGACAAACTTCAGGAGATTTAATCAACCGTGCCACTAGCGATGTGGATAATATTCGTCGTCTGGTGGGTTTTGCTTTGCTCAGTTTGGCTAATACTTTTTTTGCCTATGGGTTAACTTTACCCGTGATGTTAGCGATTCATATTCCCCTTTCAATCGCCGCTATTTCTGTCTATCCTTTGATGTTAATTGCCGTGCAGTTATTTAGTGGTCGTCTGCAGCGGCAACAGCAAAAAGTACAAGAAAAAATCTCGCATCTAAGCGATTTAATTCAAGAGGATATGAGTGGTATTACTCTGATTAAAATCTATGCCCAAGAAGCTAACGAGCGCCTAGCATTTCAACAAAGAAATCGCGAATTACTACAGGCTAATTTAGATTTAGTCCAGACTCGTAATTTTCTTTTTCCCCTGATTGAAGCTTTAGCCTATGTAAGTTTATTGGCGTTGCTTGCCCTGGGTACTAGACAAATTATAGCGGGTAACATCACCATTGGGGACTTTATTGCTCTGTTAATTTTGGCGGAAAGATTAGTTTTTCCCACTGCTTTATTAGGTTTTACTATTACGGCCTACCAACAGGGAGAAGTGAGTATTGATCGCCTAGAAACTATCCTATTAGCTGAGGCTAAAATTAAAGATAATGCCGATTGTATTCATTTAAAAAATATTCAAGGAAAAATTACCGCAAAGTCCTTGACTTTTTTCTATCCTGATGCTAAGGAAACCGCCTTAAAATCTCTTTCTTTTACCATTAACCCGGGGGAAACGGTAGCGGTCGTCGGTGCGATCAGATCGGGAAAATCTACCCTTGCTAACGCCATTCCCCGTCTCTTGAATATTGCTGAGGGACAGTTATTTATTGATGATCAAGATGTCACTCAAATTGCTCTTGAAGAGCTGCGAAAAGCGATCGCTTATGTTCCCCAAGAAAGTTTTTTATTTAGTACCACCATTGAAGATAATATCCGTTATGGCGATCCGCTGCTGAATTTTTCGGCAGTGGCATCGGCGGCGAAACAAGCGAGAATTCAGGAAGAAATCGAGAATTTTCCGCAAAAATACGGAACTTTAGTGGGAGAACGTGGGATTACTCTTTCTGGGGGTCAACGTCAACGGGCCTCTTTAGCGCGCGCTTTAGCCATCCAAGCACCGATTTTAATCCTTGATGATGCCCTATCTAGCGTCGATAATCAAACGGCCACGGCTATTTTGGAAAATCTCGCCCAAGAACGCCAAAAAACCGTGATTTTTATCTCCCATCAATTATCAGCCGCTGCCACTGCTGATCGCATTTTTGTCATGGACAAGGGAGAAATTGTCCAGATGGGAACCCATGAGGAGTTAATCGCGGTCCCCGGAGTCTATCAAAATCTCTGGCAACAGCAGCAGTTAGAGTCTAAGGTTTTACAGTAG